One genomic segment of Stigmatopora argus isolate UIUO_Sarg chromosome 18, RoL_Sarg_1.0, whole genome shotgun sequence includes these proteins:
- the LOC144092351 gene encoding DELTA-sagatoxin-Srs1a-like: METAEALAAEWKSYRDITIEITNLTSGCMLKHPKVFLRSGYCHSPPQPTIRSKRTEVCNFAKRYASPFGVVGVMTYDIHERGAATAKLSIMFSVPYNYNVCKNWVAVGIFPVERETNWYLYKEMYAHKELKGFARQQASGCGLTYEGNKMDVKVTMSPMANAIMKVELWDKDFDP; the protein is encoded by the exons ATGGAGACCGCAGAGGCTTTGGCGGCGGAGTGGAAGAGCTACAGGGACATTACCATCGAGATTACCAACCTGACCAGTGGGTGCATGCTCAAGCACCCCAA GGTGTTCTTGAGAAGCGGCTACTGCCACAGCCCGCCGCAGCCCACCATTCGGTCCAAGCGCACGGAAGTGTGCAACTTCGCCAAGCGGTACGCATCCCCGTTTGGCGTGGTGGGTGTGATGACCTACGACATCCACGAGCGTGGCGCGGCGACCGCCAAGCTGTCCATCATGTTCTCCGTGCCCTACAACTACAACGTGTGTAAAAACTGGGTGGCGGTGGGCATCTTCCCCGTGGAGAGGGAAACCAACTGGTATCTCTACAAGGAGATGTACGCCCACAAGGAGCTGAAGGGCTTCGCTCGCCAGCAGGCCAGCGGCTGCGGCCTGACCTACGAGGGCAACAAAATGGACGTCAAGGTCACCATGTCGCCCATGGCTAATGCCATCATGAAAGTGGAGCTGTGGGATAAGGACTTCGACCCTTGA
- the LOC144092945 gene encoding deep-sea actinoporin Cjtox I-like: MSTTVAEVRHTEKILLGCHGSTSVMTAPIKVWLRRQGKSSISTSILHQNHRASAFVNQGHRYLASMETTEALAAEWKSYRDVTIEITNLTSGCMLKHPKVFLRSGYCHSPPQPTIRSKRTEVCNFTRWYASLLGVVGVMTYDIHERGAAVAKLAIMFSVPYDYAIYKNWVAVGIFPVERETNWYLYKEMYAHKELKGFARQQASGCGLTYEGNKMDVKVTMSPMANAIMKVELWDKDFDP, from the exons ATGTCAACAACGGTCGCTGAGGTGCGCCACACAGAAAAAATCCTGCTTGGTTGTCATGGGTCAACTTCTGTGATGACCGCACCCATAAAAGTGTGGCTTAGGAGGCAGGGAAAAAGCAGCATTTCGACGTCAATTCTACACCAAAATCATCGAGCAAGTGCCTTTGTCAATCAAG GTCACCGCTATCTTGCATCCATGGAGACCACAGAGGCTTTGGCGGCGGAGTGGAAGAGCTACAGGGACGTTACCATCGAGATTACCAACCTGACCAGTGGGTGCATGCTCAAGCACCCCAA GGTGTTCTTGAGAAGCGGCTACTGCCACAGCCCGCCGCAGCCCACCATTCGGTCCAAGCGCACAGAAGTGTGCAACTTCACCAGGTGGTACGCATCCCTGTTGGGCGTGGTGGGTGTGATGACCTACGACATCCACGAGCGTGGCGCGGCGGTCGCCAAGCTGGCCATCATGTTCTCCGTGCCCTACGACTATGCCATCTATAAAAACTGGGTGGCGGTGGGCATCTTCCCCGTGGAGAGGGAAACCAACTGGTATCTCTACAAGGAGATGTACGCCCACAAGGAGCTGAAGGGCTTCGCTCGCCAGCAGGCCAGCGGCTGCGGCCTGACCTACGAGGGCAACAAAATGGACGTCAAGGTCACCATGTCGCCCATGGCTAATGCCATCATGAAAGTGGAGCTGTGGGATAAGGACTTCGACCCTTGA
- the LOC144092350 gene encoding DELTA-sagatoxin-Srs1a-like — protein METAEALAANQKSRRNVTIEITNLTSGFMLKHPKVFLESGDCHSPPQPTVRSMRTEVCNFTKTDAAASGVVGVMTYDIHERGAAVAKLSIMFSVPYDYTFYKNWVAVGIFPMERETDEKLYKEMYDCKELKGFARQQASGCGLTYESGKMDVKVTMSPMGKAIMKVELWDKHFHP, from the exons ATGGAGACCGCAGAAGCTTTGGCGGCGAATCAGAAGAGCCGCAGGAATGTTACCATCGAGATTACCAACCTGACCAGTGGCTTCATGCTCAAGCACCCCAA GGTGTTCTTGGAAAGCGGCGACTGCCATAGCCCGCCGCAGCCCACCGTTCGGTCCATGCGCACGGAAGTGTGCAACTTCACCAAGACCGACGCAGCCGCGTCGGGCGTGGTGGGTGTGATGACCTACGACATCCACGAGCGGGGCGCGGCGGTCGCCAAGCTGTCCATCATGTTCTCCGTGCCCTACGACTACACCTTCTATAAAAACTGGGTGGCGGTGGGCATCTTCCCCATGGAGAGGGAAACCGACGAGAAGCTCTACAAGGAGATGTACGACTGCAAGGAGCTGAAGGGCTTTGCTCGCCAGCAGGCCAGCGGCTGCGGCCTGACCTACGAGAGCGGCAAGATGGACGTCAAGGTCACCATGTCGCCCATGGGTAAAGCCATCATGAAAGTGGAGCTGTGGGATAAGCACTTCCACCCTTGA